From the genome of Aspergillus chevalieri M1 DNA, chromosome 8, nearly complete sequence, one region includes:
- a CDS encoding uncharacterized protein (COG:S;~EggNog:ENOG410PYN0) — MPALYPSYFPYSAQHSVLSSIQQVLEECCFDFTKKWLPSQVENREWDCAAAMELTEWKFLAKWSPQLPHESLQLRGSQFDTLLSTICQIRHTAVHWQPITATSVSFLVLEAKRLAEALQDSLRTSQLEDLHFDIQNKIQEMELNKNALEANHAHELRALQLQQEELDQKEEQLRAKIINSDKENKTLTGLLVKESIKRIFNDRKSGLDDDSVGFEAEDDGANKKISPGCQLL; from the coding sequence ATGCCTGCTCTTTATCCATCATACTTTCCATATAGTGCTCAGCATTCTGTCTTATCGAGTATCCAACAAGTTCTAGAAGAATGCTGTTTTGATTTTACAAAGAAATGGTTACCTTCTCAAGTCGAAAACCGCGAATGGGATTGTGCTGCAGCTATGGAGCTCACAGAGTGGAAGTTTTTAGCAAAGTGGTCACCACAACTTCCCCATGAGTCTTTGCAATTGAGGGGCTCACAGTTCGACACACTCCTATCTACAATTTGTCAAATTCGACACACAGCAGTTCACTGGCAGCCAATCACAGCAACCAGCGTCAGTTTTCTGGTCCTCGAAGCTAAGAGGCTGGCAGAAGCTTTGCAAGATTCTTTACGCACATCACAATTGGAAGACCTTCACTTCGACATACAAAACAAGATCCAGGAAATGGAGCTAAACAAGAACGCCCTTGAAGCTAATCACGCTCATGAGCTTAGAGCCTTGCAGCTCCAACAAGAAGAATTAGACCAGAAGGAGGAGCAGCTCAGAGCCAAAATTATCAACAGCGACAAAGAGAACAAAACTCTCACGGGCCTTCTGGTTAAGGAGTCAATTAAAAGGATATTTAATGACAGGAAAAGTGgccttgatgatgattcAGTTGGGTTTGAGGCAGAGGATGACGGAGCAAACAAAAAAATTAGTCCAGGTTGTCAGCTCCTATGA
- a CDS encoding uncharacterized protein (COG:S;~EggNog:ENOG410PJ21;~InterPro:IPR031606;~PFAM:PF16944;~TransMembrane:3 (i37-62o82-101i224-254o);~go_component: GO:0005887 - integral component of plasma membrane [Evidence IEA];~go_function: GO:0015079 - potassium ion transmembrane transporter activity [Evidence IEA];~go_process: GO:0071805 - potassium ion transmembrane transport [Evidence IEA]), translating into MRCCGDREKGPVSLEEKWDYVNLDDFKSESCLTPFSYFFLWFFLFISLAVYGVDTFTAVNLLAFSRWAGQIEPTIPFHISRWIYAVCIIISFALLIYRWMVAIRAIRSKSIARSYLNSLAVRIQSIRPGRRGRGWKRFLVFAELTKSKKGAEYVALFTYFSFESWMNTVFADGPRQVVNAITLYSVMQMDLLPGGKNAEKSDDSSAAQFFENVRILAVNNNLRAVVLFSMLFTLVIWVLSVIKLLIAIVLYLIFLFHHIPSRDGTLTAYCRRKINTRVMRIVTVKVNKALAKGMALQDRAPTQPNMGASVKPTLPAVGKSEDKAPIVTTISRTTTQTTLPSRPSTAADRNPTLPDLSWPDEHPGLSRTATETSAFSESAAVSTYSPLDRGPSPAPPVPPLPANVPPMRSNTPATRPPPSRHTPAPTATARSTPAPGYRGMTEERGYGAYGPPNPPAAVPYRSHTAAPDLYGRSMTPGVAISPSAQTDYPTQTFSPIVPNATAQSGYPMPSFTPINRSASPSVAYPERTFTPMNPIPQPNNGNYLPFDPSMTSQTPTQPTASPVYHAYSGQDAGQPAFRPYRNDGNF; encoded by the exons ATGCGCTGCTGTGGCGATCGTGAAAAGGGACCGGTTTCTCTTGAGGAGAAATGGGACTATGTG AATCTCGACGACTTCAAATCTGAGTCCTGCCTAACACCCTTCTCCTACTTTTTCCTTTggttcttcctcttcatctcgCTGGCCGTGTATGGCGTCGATACTTTTACCGCCGTGAACCTCCTCGCTTTCTCTCGATGGGCCGGCCAAATCGAACCCACCATCCCGTTCCATATCTCGCGCTGGATCTACGCCGTCTGTATCATCATCTCCTTCGCTCTGTTGATATATCGATGGATGGTCGCCATCCGCGCGATCCGCTCGAAAAGTATCGCTCGCAGCTACCTCAACTCGCTCGCAGTTCGCATTCAAAGTATCCGACCAGGAAGACGAGGTCGCGGGTGGAAACGGTTTCTGGTGTTCGCGGAGCTGACCAAGAGTAAGAAGGGAGCGGAATACGTGGCTTTGTTTACGTATTTCTCGTTTGAGT CCTGGATGAACACTGTTTTTGCCGATGGACCCCGTCAAGTCGTCAACGCCATCACGCTGTACTCCGTAATGCAGATGGACCTTCTCCCTGGTGGAAAGAACGCAGAAAAATCCGATGACAGCTCGGCCGCGCAATTCTTCGAAAACGTGAGGATCCTGGCAGTGAACAATAACCTGCGAGCTGTCGTCCTGTTTTCCATGCTGTTCACCTTGGTTATCTGGGTGTTATCCGTCATCAAACTGTTGATCGCAATCGTTCTTTACCTTATCTTCCTCTTTCACCACATCCCATCGCGCGATGGTACTTTGACAGCGTATTGTCGCCGCAAGATCAACACCCGTGTGATGCGCATCGTCACGGTAAAGGTTAACAAGGCGTTAGCCAAGGGAATGGCTCTGCAAGACCGAGCACCAACGCAGCCAAACATGGGTGCGAGTGTCAAACCAACATTGCCTGCTGTAGGGAAGAGTGAAGACAAGGCACCTATCGTCACAACCATCTCTCGCACCACGACTCAAACAACGCTTCCCTCGCGCCCTTCAACTGCAGCGGACCGCAACCCTACACTTCCTGACCTGTCATGGCCCGATGAACATCCCGGCCTAAGCAGAACCGCTACTGAGACGTCTGCGTTCTCTGAATCTGCCGCAGTTTCGACGTACAGTCCTCTGGACCGCGGTCCATCACCAGCACCACCTGTACCCCCTTTACCAGCCAACGTCCCTCCTATGCGCTCAAATACGCCCGCTACTCGACCGCCGCCGTCACGGCACACCCCTGCTCCCACTGCGACGGCCCGTTCGACTCCGGCACCTGGATACCGGGGAATGACTGAGGAGCGTGGCTACGGCGCTTACGGTCCACCCAATCCACCAGCTGCCGTTCCTTATCGATCCCACACTGCGGCTCCCGATCTGTATGGCCGATCGATGACTCCTGGCGTTGCAATCTCACCGTCAGCACAGACGGACTATCCCACTCAAACTTTCTCCCCAATTGTCCCAAATGCGACTGCTCAGTCTGGTTATCCCATGCCATCGTTCACCCCCATCAATCGAAGTGCTTCTCCCTCTGTCGCATATCCAGAACGAACCTTCACCCCGATGAATCCAATCCCTCAACCCAACAATGGGAATTATCTCCCTTTTGACCCCTCCATGACTTCACAAACACCAACCCAACCGACAGCCTCTCCTGTCTACCATGCATACTCCGGACAAGACGCGGGACAACCGGCATTCCGGCCATACCGCAACGACGGCAACTTCTGA
- a CDS encoding uncharacterized protein (BUSCO:EOG09263H0Y;~COG:S;~EggNog:ENOG410PGSI;~InterPro:IPR008010;~PFAM:PF05346;~TransMembrane:5 (o460-479i486-510o593-609i667-690o976-1005i)), with protein MAVPTPLFPPPSPASASSPSPATAPAASHDQSSGNFEYENSNSNDNRGNDVQESVPRGLSNGLHADMTERSEKTTTTDMNTGQDDSMPSIPEPPLSARADKMEAIAEDPVTTSEAEAKDEHGQKTAGSALRPKRSRARSTTSLLDGPSIFQPHTVNGETSRTDRSSSNGNLNVPLSPKGTTKATEGAHVHRGSSGEDLEGPGAMTPQRNQDKDKDGERILKLSPSKIHELTSSPQSIALRPVPESSPDNGRRVMSDNTYTTASRSGSGDGLSQPQLHLPSELRISTDVAKIQGSRDLHLDDLPEALSPGTRPVSSSSRNGRPHASRTVSTPSASSSQRQKPASSNNQRLAQTWSSRPRQDRPSITRMEHPESKHHHNHNNHGLAPPPQLAEPALPSPMPQSIPLPPVSIPTYLQLELASGRPSPLYIHRSATSDFPYESARVKLERLVNFLMLPPAVEQVLWFGLLACLDSWLYSFTILPLRFVKALYILLESWVLNLGVEFRFISGFVYNGVGRVWRRRNKTASNSAGFGEPQRSPDLDGRFRAKQEQVVERESRSRAPTEPRRRHRAETYRHHRRQKSIPSALLPDDKADILKGLLMIVTCWVLMRFDASRMYHWIRGQAAIKLYVIYNVLEVSDRLLGAIGQDVLECLFSREALERRPDGRSKVFRPFGLFLLALAYTVIHATSLFYQVMTLNVAVNSYSNALITLLLSNQFVEIKSTVFKKFEKENLFQLTCADVVERFQLWLMLTIIASRNIVETGAFNFVGSLGSTWSLSGNSSTSTNSTPLSTPPRTASSILPQSFTIFPSSLIASFSQVNTFLPSLAQVLGPFLVVLGSEILVDWLKHAYINKFNNIRPNIYGRFLDILAKDYYTNAFGDQNLTRRLGLPVIPLSCLFFRVSVQTYKMFLAASLPQQPSSTAMQATSLSSIHNHYAPAPVQSAPPLTLKTIVPSSMTHISNIFRSVLANAMPTPAQSVYIFTVILIITLFLVLLIFKLLLGISLLAFSRRRYQGMKLAEHESAHPHPHNQPHNHNGTTANHPTENTAKSRGYAVEGSKRIGSWGVVEVGDDRRRWVYADDPEGLKRVRAYEEKETKKGSEEGSFEHVQRYEMVAKRIW; from the coding sequence ATGGCCGTCCCTACGCCCCTGTTTCCGCCTCCATCGCCAGCTTCAGCCTCTTCGCCGTCTCCAGCCACAGCGCCAGCGGCATCACACGACCAGTCGTCTGGGAATTTTGAATATGagaacagcaacagcaacgaTAACAGAGGGAATGATGTTCAGGAAAGTGTTCCGCGCGGGTTGAGTAACGGGCTTCATGCAGATATGACGGAACGTTCGGAGAAGACTACGACCACGGACATGAACACGGGACAGGACGATTCGATGCCTTCAATACCGGAACCTCCTCTTTCCGCGAGAGCAGATAAGATGGAAGCTATCGCGGAGGATCCCGTGACTACATCTGAAGCGGAGGCAAAAGACGAACATGGACAGAAAACAGCTGGATCGGCATTGCGCCCCAAGCGGTCTCGTGCGCGATCGACGACGAGTTTGTTGGATGGGCCGTCGATTTTTCAGCCACATACCGTGAATGGAGAGACTAGTAGGACGGATCGCAGTAGCAGCAATGGGAACCTGAACGTTCCGTTATCTCCAAAGGGTACGACGAAAGCGACAGAGGGCGCTCATGTTCATCGTGGATCATCGGGGGAGGATCTTGAAGGTCCCGGGGCAATGACTCCGCAGCGAAACCAGGACAAGGATAAAGATGGAGAGAGGATATTAAAGCTATCACCGTCGAAGATCCACGAGCTCACGTCGTCGCCGCAGTCAATTGCGCTTCGCCCAGTTCCAGAGTCCTCGCCGGATAACGGTCGGCGGGTCATGTCTGATAACACGTACACGACGGCTTCACGCTCGGGATCTGGCGATGGGTTGTCGCAGCCGCAGTTACATCTTCCGAGTGAATTGAGGATATCGACGGACGTTGCTAAGATTCAGGGTAGTAGGGATCTTCACCTTGATGATCTCCCTGAGGCGTTGAGCCCGGGGACGAGGCCggtgtcttcttcgtcgcgCAATGGGCGGCCTCATGCGTCAAGGACGGTTTCTACCCCGTCAGCATCGTCGTCGCAGCGGCAGAAGCCCGCTTCCTCGAATAATCAGCGTCTAGCGCAGACCTGGTCGTCACGGCCCAGACAGGATCGACCGTCTATAACTCGCATGGAACATCCTGAATCTAAGCACCACCATAACCATAATAATCACGGCCTCGCGCCACCCCCCCAGCTAGCGGAGCCGGCTCTCCCGTCTCCTATGCCCCAGTCTATACCCCTTCCGCCTGTGTCGATACCTACATACTTGCAACTAGAGCTTGCATCTGGCCGGCCGTCCCCGTTGTATATTCATCGATCAGCTACATCCGACTTTCCCTATGAGTCTGCGCGGGTAAAGCTCGAACGACTGGTGAACTTTCTTATGCTCCCTCCGGCAGTGGAGCAGGTGCTTTGGTTCGGGTTGCTAGCATGTCTCGATTCGTGGCTTTATTCGTTTACGATACTCCCTCTGCGTTTTGTCAAAGCACTGTACATCCTACTGGAATCGTGGGTTTTGAATTTAGGTGTTGAATTCCGGTTTATCTCGGGGTTCGTTTATAACGGTGTTGGACGGGTATGGCGTCGGAGGAACAAGACTGCTTCTAATTCTGCAGGCTTTGGTGAACCACAACGCAGTCCTGATCTGGATGGCAGATTTCGAGCGAAACAAGAACAGGTTGTTGAGCGGGAGTCGCGTTCTAGAGCTCCAACGGAGCCGCGACGGCGCCATCGGGCCGAGACGTATCGGCATCATCGTCGACAGAAGTCTATTCCTTCTGCGCTGCTTCCGGATGACAAGGCGGATATTCTGAAGGGGTTGCTTATGATTGTAACATGCTGGGTGCTTATGCGGTTTGATGCGAGTCGGATGTATCACTGGATCCGTGGGCAGGCTGCGATCAAGCTCTACGTGATCTACAATGTCCTCGAAGTCAGTGATCGATTGCTTGGTGCTATTGGGCAGGATGTGCTGGAGTGTCTTTTCTCAAGAGAAGCGCTGGAGCGCAGGCCGGATGGACGGAGCAAGGTGTTTCGGCCGTTCGGGCTGTTTTTACTTGCGCTGGCGTATACGGTGATTCATGCGACTTCGCTGTTCTACCAGGTCATGACATTGAACGTGGCGGTCAACTCATATTCTAATGCCCTGATTACACTCCTACTCTCCAACCAGTTTGTGGAGATCAAGTCGACCGTGTTCAAGAAGtttgagaaagagaacctCTTCCAACTAACCTGCGCCGACGTGGTGGAGCGCTTCCAGCTCTGGCTTATGCTCACGATAATCGCCTCCCGCAACATCGTCGAAACAGGTGCATTCAACTTCGTCGGCAGCTTAGGCTCTACCTGGAGTCTCAGCGGGAACTCCTCAACAAGCACAAACAGCACACCCCTCTCAACGCCACCCCGGACAGCATCCTCTATCCTCCCGCAGTCTTTCACaatcttcccctcctctctaATCGCCTCCTTCAGCCAAGTCAACACCTTCCTCCCGAGTCTCGCACAAGTTCTCGGTCCATTCCTTGTCGTCCTAGGCTCGGAAATACTAGTTGACTGGCTCAAACACGCCTACATCAACAAATTCAACAACATCCGCCCGAACATCTACGGTCGATTCCTCGACATCCTAGCAAAAGATTACTACACAAACGCGTTCGGCGACCAAAACCTCACCCGCAGGCTCGGTCTCCCCGTCATCCCACTCTCATGCCTATTCTTCCGCGTCTCTGTCCAAACATACAAAATGTTCCTCGCTGCATCGCTACCCCAACAACCCTCCTCAACAGCCATGCAAGCGACGTCTCTCTCCTCGATACATAATCATTACGCCCCGGCACCGGTCCAATCAGCACCACCATTGACACTGAAAACAATCGTTCCGTCTTCAATGACGCATATAAGCAATATCTTCCGCAGCGTCCTCGCAAACGCAATGCCCACACCCGCTCAATCAGTCTACATCTTCACCGTCATACTGATAATaaccctcttcctcgtcctccttaTCTTCAAACTCCTCTTGGGAATAAGTCTCCTCGCGTTCTCCCGCAGACGGTACCAGGGTATGAAACTTGCCGAACACGAAAGCGCGcatccccatccccacaATCAACCCCACAACCATAATGGCACCACGGCAAACCACCCCACCGAAAACACCGCAAAGTCCCGCGGCTACGCAGTCGAAGGAAGCAAACGCATCGGCAGCTGGGGCGTCGTGGAAGTCGGGGACGATAGACGGCGGTGGGTGTATGCTGATGATCCCGAGGGGTTGAAAAGGGTGCGCGCGtatgaggagaaggagacgaAGAAGGGAAGTGAGGAGGGAAGTTTTGAGCATGTGCAGAGGTATGAGATGGTTGCTAAGAGGATATGGTGA